The following coding sequences lie in one Leishmania donovani BPK282A1 complete genome, chromosome 11 genomic window:
- a CDS encoding ATP-binding cassette protein subfamily A, member 6, putative translates to MERTIQQKQRAWVGTVVELLIPFLFLIGAIILWCVFGEEMHPEKQVLNYTAVSSLTIPGFYREVACNNVSMGIIPGIEDCTTVPYSYNCSGDESSLPVKGLCFSDTLSGARLIALYLNAILGNAVRVPPLDTIIMMQWIARKFARDITQGVGSAALAATGIMDNTRYGAIMNSGMLYFAPRASVPASLIDYLNDTTDYFRYVYGGTFDTLEEAENHVKTTPGFHWAIVEVNAFNSTDFDVVLHMNPTSLPPLTKVVDAQYPGGYHFDRSEMYTASGFNSLQEALYQCYLHDLGYTDGELIHPYSTSLGYRSYKEKKLLKTASVLVAFLLVLSFLHPVSQLTKKIVLEKELRIREAMLIMGLSSTSLHLSWLVTYALQYLSVCIGMTVLMKLTFAPSSDAFVLLMTLYLFAMSTISLSGLIAAFFSKARLASMLAPLIYFVLSVPTFASSSISANVIIGMSLLSPTGFAAALTNILTLEVATGFGPNHFKSAALTPESSMLYAFLAADFVLYYILMLYLDAVLPKQWGTRKHPLFFIIDPVMWCFNSKHKRLEGGTDGRAENGVFEDVDGDDDAVILDGLRKEYSRGGKRFVAVNNLYWGMREGEISVLLGHNGAGKTTVLNMMTGMVEPDAGDCYINGSSVRNELNQVRRQIGYCPQHNILWGELTCREHLEYYGKIKGLFGGVLEDVVRRILNEVDLLDKMEYPSRALSGGQKRKLSVAIAFVGRSPLVFLDEPTAGMDVGARRYTWELLRRMSEAHTIMLTTHYMDEADLLGHKIGIMSRGRMQCSGSSMFLKSRLGVGYNIVISVDPEVDAEAIDRLVVSLVPGAEASCFNGCEIVYKLPMRDLELFPSLLESLEENGKDAGVRGYSLSATTLEEVFLQIVMDEMKNHKASTAVEENEEVVEEENNAVWNCEMMTGTRQRLVSQFKAMMVKRLQNALRDRKMQCFQVVCPVVCVMVAMLLTLFSFTEAGSLSLTSEMFGETVQMQVSGCEKYFGATNNVTRQGSYITDLNFANGQDLSFYATDTAKQLTMPRYTSLFCGDPGLQHVVPFEFDATFLFYNTSAYHAGGLVLQQLYTYILQSFTNNVHRTFKTGAKPMPTTMRDSSVKDGVQTILMGAIIMIPFTFLPSNVVAWVVKERECKARHLQNVSGLSFYIYWLTNFLFDMVAYVMTLSLVLLIFLMFSRDEYVGKNTAGPAIVVFLIYGLCSTVSAYVVSFGFHEHSAAQSATMAVNFVAGFLLVMMVFILSLVDSTAKISRNLRWPFRLVPSYCVGESIINLAMDRQQAALNLPSNPWAMEVVGWPCVFMAIEFPIFLLATLFIDHPRRRMWGQTGSYDRCAPAEVVDDEDSDVEDEREEVYQQEKKNVNMDVVRVVDLRKVYPNGKVAVRNLAFSILPDEVFGFLGTNGAGKTTTISMLCQEFIPTSGNAYVCGYDIVTESEQALQCIGYCPQFDATLDLLTVEEHLHLYAGIRGILYEQRSKVVAGLMRLCDITEFRDTMSAQLSGGNRRKLSVALSLIGSPQVVFLDEPSAGMDPVARRGLWTAIQKVSQNCSVVLTTHHLEEVEALADTVGIMADGALRCIGDKIHLKQKYGSGFELSVRVAQRDVRAAVQRFVGENFPAAVLNEFKGKRLVFALPQDTKLSEAFWQLQQNKRRLHITDYTVSQTSIEQVFLRISEQQEERDGLGKKKVTHFVKSRATPHAYNGVATKKKRRQEPAEKTVLVSSAAMEAYRRRKLMAGIVDEVARSEKNDRIGRHGEEESDEVDNAVRNFNTAGSQCAPARRGSVSNVHGASSGRKRCAVNFVAAAGEDPSAGHATPYSNTYGPSSEGQAYGHGYDYDSSSGYGYPNQYNGNGESFRYDYGYNLHTGGAAGHQQPQNAYNSYCGGGKTKYS, encoded by the coding sequence ATGGAGCGAACGATACAGCAAAAACAGCGGGCATGGGTCGGGACCGTGGTGGAGCTTCTGatcccctttctcttcctcatcGGCGCCATTATCCTTTGGTGCGTCTTTGGCGAGGAAATGCACCCAGAAAAGCAAGTGCTGAACTACACCGCCGTCTCATCCCTCACGATCCCGGGTTTTTACAGGGAAGTGGCGTGCAACAACGTGTCCATGGGCATCATCCCTGGTATCGAGGACTGCACCACCGTCCCTTACTCGTAcaactgcagcggcgacgaatCGAGCTTGCCAGTGAAGGGGCTGTGCTTCAGCGACACcctcagcggcgccagaCTAATCGCCTTGTACCTCAACGCAATTCTCGGGAACGCTGTccgggtgccgccgctggacaCAATCATCATGATGCAGTGGATTGCGCGTAAGTTTGCCAGGGACATCACCCAAGGCGTGGGATCAGCGGCGCTCGCAGCCACCGGAATAATGGACAATACTCGCTACGGTGCCATCATGAATTCCGGCATGCTGTATTTTGCGCCACGTGCAAGCGTTCCCGCGTCCCTCATAGACTACCTCAACGACACCACGGACTACTTCCGGTACGTCTACGGCGGCACGTTCGACACcttggaggaggcggagaaccACGTAAAGACCACTCCAGGGTTTCACTGGGCCATTGTCGAGGTGAATGCCTTTAACTCGACAGACTTCGACGTAGTGCTGCACATGAACCCGacttcgctgccgcccctGACGAAGGTGGTGGACGCGCAGTACCCCGGCGGCTACCATTTTGATCGGTCTGAGATGTACACTGCCTCCGGCTTCAACAGCCTCCAGGAGGCTTTGTACCAGTGCTACCTGCATGACCTCGGCTACACCGATGGCGAGCTTATTCACCCCTACTCGACCTCGCTCGGCTACCGTAGTTACAAGGAGAAGAAGCTGCTGAAGACGGCCTCGGTGCTCGTTGCCTTCCTTCTCGTCCTCTCCTTTCTGCACCCGGTGTCGCAGCTGACAAAGAAGAttgtgctggagaaggagctgcggATTCGCGAGGCGATGCTCATTATGGGACTTAGCAGCACATCACTTCACCTCTCTTGGCTCGTTACCTACGCCCTGCAGTACCTTTCGGTGTGCATCGGCATGACCGTCTTGATGAAGCTCACGTTCGCGCCGAGCAGCGATGCGTTCGTGCTCCTCATGACCTTGTACCTCTTCGCCATGAGCACGATCTCCCTCTCAGGCCTCAttgccgccttcttcagTAAGGCTCGCCTCGCCTCGATGCTTGCGCCACTCATATACTTTGTGCTGTCGGTGCCGACgttcgcctcctcgagcaTATCAGCCAACGTGATCATCGGCatgtctctcctctcgcccACGGGGTTTGCAGCTGCTCTGACCAACATTCTCACGCTGGAGGTTGCCACTGGCTTTGGCCCTAATCACTTCAAAAGCGCCGCACTGACACCGGAGAGCTCTATGTTGTACGCCTTCCTCGCTGCAGATTTCGTCCTGTACTACATCTTGATGCTTTACTTGGACGCTGTGCTGCCGAAGCAGTGGGGTACGCGCAAGCACCCGCTCTTCTTCATCATTGACCCCGTCATGTGGTGCTTCAACTCGAAGCACAAGCGCCTCGAGGGCGGCACCGACGGGCGCGCCGAGAACGGCGTGTTCGAggacgtcgacggcgacgacgacgcggtgaTTTTGGACGGCCTGCGCAAGGAGTactcgcgcggcggcaagagGTTCGTTGCGGTGAACAACCTGTACTGGGGGATGCGCGAGGGCGAGATCTCTGTGCTGCTGGGGcacaacggcgccggcaagACGACGGTGCTGAACATGATGACGGGGATGGTCGAGCCGGACGCGGGCGACTGTTACATCAACGGCAGCTCTGTTCGTAACGAGCTGAACCAGGTGCGCCGTCAGATCGGATACTGCCCGCAGCACAACATCCTGTGGGGCGAGCTGACATGCCGCGAGCACCTAGAGTACTACGGGAAGATCAAAGGCTTATTCGGCGGCGTGCTGGAAGATGTCGTGCGGAGGATCCTAAATGAGGTGGACCTGCTGGACAAAATGGAGTACCCTTCCCGTGCGCTCTCTGGGGGGCAGAAGCGCAAGCTCTCGGTTGCAATTGCGTTTGTCGGCCGCAGCCCTCTCGTCTTCCTGGACGAGCCCACGGCCGGCATGGATGTGGGTGCGCGCCGATACACgtgggagctgctgcggcgcatgTCAGAGGCACACACCATCATGCTCACGACGCACTACATGGACGAGGCAGATCTGCTGGGGCACAAGATCGGGATCATGAGCCGAGGCCGTATGCAGTGCTCTGGCAGCAGCATGTTTCTGAAGAGCCGCCTAGGCGTCGGCTACAACATCGTCATCTCCGTCGACCCCGAGGTGGACGCCGAGGCGATCGACCGTCTCGTCGTTTCTCTTGTTCCGGGCGCTGAGGCGTCGTGCTTCAACGGCTGCGAGATTGTGTACAAACTGCCCATGCGCGATCTCGAGCTGTTTCCGTCGCTGCTAGAGAGTCTCGAAGAGAATGGCAAAGACGCCGGCGTGCGTGGCTACTCGCTGTCAGCGACGACATTGGAGGAGGTGTTTCTCCAGATCGTCATGGATGAAATGAAAAACCACAAggcgagcaccgccgtcgaggaGAACGAGGAGGTCGTCGAGGAAGAGAACAACGCCGTGTGGAATTGCGAGATGATGACGGGCACGCGTCAGCGGCTGGTGTCGCAGTTCAAGGCCATGATGGTAAAGAGGCTGCAGAACGCGCTGCGAGACCGCAAGATGCAGTGCTTCCAGGTGGTCTGCCCCGTGGTATGCGTCATGGTGGCCATGCTGCTCACCCTCTTCAGCTTTACGGAGGCCGGCTCCCTGAGCCTCACCAGTGAAATGTTCGGCGAGACGGTGCAGATGCAGGTTTCAGGCTGCGAGAAGTACTTCGGCGCCACAAACAACGTTACCCGCCAAGGCTCCTACATCACCGACCTCAATTTCGCCAACGGGCAAGACTTGTCCTTCTACGCCACCGACACCGCAAAGCAGCTGACGATGCCGCGCTACACCTCGCTCTTCTGCGGCGACCCGgggctgcagcacgtcgTCCCTTTCGAGTTCGACGCCACCTTCCTGTTCTACAACACCTCCGCTTACCACGCCGGTGGTCTGGTGCTCCAACAGCTTTACACATACATTCTTCAGTCCTTCACAAATAACGTCCACCGCACCTTCAAGACTGGCGCCAAGCCCATGCCAACCACCATGCGCGACTCCAGTGTGAAAGACGGTGTGCAGACGATTCTCATGGGCGCGATTATCATGATCCCGTTCACGTTCCTGCCGTCGAACGTGGTTGCGTGGGTGGTGAAGGAGCGGGAGTGCAAGGCGCGACATCTGCAGAACGTCTCGGGGCTGAGCTTTTACATCTACTGGCTCACGAATTTTCTCTTCGACATGGTCGCCTACGTGATGACGCTCAGTTTGGTGCTGCTCATCTTCCTCATGTTCAGCCGCGATGAGTACGTTGGCAAAAACACGGCCGGCCCGGCCATTGTGGTGTTTCTCATTTACGGCCTCTGTAGCACCGTCAGCGCCTACGTGGTCAGTTTTGGCTTCCACGAGCACTCAGCAGCACAGTCAGCGACGATGGCCGTCAACTTCGTCGCCGGCTTCCTGCTTGTTATGATGGTGTTTATCCTCTCGCTGGTGGACTCCACAGCGAAGATATCGCGGAACCTTCGCTGGCCGTTCCGGCTGGTTCCGTCGTACTGCGTGGGCGAGTCTATCATCAACCTCGCCATGGACCGACAGCAGGCGGCCCTGAACCTCCCGTCGAACCCGTGGGCGATGGAGGTGGTTGGCTGGCCGTGCGTCTTCATGGCGATCGAGTTTCCCATCTTTCTCCTGGCGACTCTCTTCATTGAtcacccgcggcggcgcatgtGGGGGCAGACGGGTAGCTATGACCGCTGTGCCCCGGCCGAGGTGGTCGACGACGAGGACTCCGACGTGGAGGATGAACGGGAGGAGGTCTATCAACAGGAGAAAAAGAACGTCAACATGGACGTTGTGCGCGTGGTGGACCTCCGCAAGGTGTACCCTAACGGCaaggtggcggtgcgcaaCCTCGCCTTCAGCATCCTGCCTGACGAGGTGTTCGGCTTCCTCGGCACGAACGGTGCtgggaagacgacgacgattTCGATGCTGTGCCAGGAATTCATTCCGACAAGCGGCAACGCCTATGTGTGCGGGTACGACATCGTGACGGAGagcgagcaggcgctgcagtgcaTCGGGTACTGCCCGCAGTTCGACGCGACGCTGGACCTGCTCACTGTGGAGGAGCACCTGCACCTCTACGCTGGCATCCGCGGCATCCTCTacgagcagcgcagcaaggTGGTGGCTGGGCTGATGCGCTTGTGCGATATTACCGAATTCCGCGACACAATGTCTGCGCAGCTGTCTGGTGGCAACCGGCGCAAGCTGTCTGTGGCGCTTTCTCTCATCGGTTCGCCTCAGGTCGTCTTCCTGGACGAGCCGTCGGCCGGCATGGACCCTGTGGCCCGGCGCGGGCTGTGGACGGCGATCCAGAAGGTTTCGCAGAACTGCTCCGTTGTGCTGACGACGCACCacctggaggaggtggaggcgctcgcgGACACGGTGGGCATCATGGCTGACGGAGCCCTGCGGTGCATCGGCGACAAGATTCACCTAAAGCAAAAGTACGGAAGTGGATTCGAGCTGAGTGTTCGCGTTGCGCAGAGAGATGTGCGGGCAGCTGTGCAGCGTTTTGTCGGGGAGAACTTTCCCGCAGCCGTGCTGAACGAGTTCAAGGGGAAACGTCTTGTCTTCGCGCTGCCGCAAGACACGAAGCTCTCAGAGGCGTTTTGGCAGCTGCAACAGAACAAGAGGCGGCTGCACATCACAGACTACACCGTATCGCAGACCTCCATCGAGCAAGTCTTCTTGCGCATTAGCGAGCAGCAAGAGGAGCGCGATGGGCTCGGGAAAAAGAAGGTGACGCACTTTGTGAAGAGCCGCGCCACTCCGCACGCCTACAACGGCGTCGCaacaaagaagaagcgccgcCAGGAACCAGCTGAGAAGACGGTGCTGGTCAGCTCAGCCGCCATGGAGGCCTATCGACGCCGGAAGCTGATGGCTGGCATTGTGGACGAGGTTGCCCGATCCGAAAAGAACGACCGCATCGGCAGAcacggggaggaggaaagcgACGAAGTCGACAACGCCGTGAGGAACTTCAACACTGCCGGCTCGCAGTGCGCCCCGGCGCGCCGGGGCAGCGTTAGCAATGTCcacggcgcctcctccgggCGCAAGCGTTGCGCGGTGAACTttgtggccgccgccggggaGGACCCGAGTGCGGGCCACGCAACGCCATATAGCAACACGTACGGGCCAAGCTCTGAGGGACAGGCCTACGGCCACGGCTACGACTATGATTCTTCGAGCGGGTACGGGTACCCGAACCAGTATAACGGCAACGGCGAAAGTTTCCGCTATGACTACGGGTATAATTTGCACactggcggtgcggcagggCACCAGCAGCCACAAAATGCGTATAACAGCTACTGCGGCGGAGGAAAAACGAAATATAGCTGA
- a CDS encoding tatD related deoxyribonuclease, putative — protein MTKLPQSCAPWRLIDIGLNLTDHMYKGVYNGRQQHTSDIESILQRAVEVGVRGLLLTGGNLMDSKAVIDMCARYNSDTLQCFCTVGCHPTRCQEFVDDPDGYLKALDDLVRKHSVHVGGCVAAVGEIGLDYDRLSFCPKEIQKEYFEKQLVMAKRHRLPLFLHERNTVGDFKALLEPHLPELAGGVVHSFTGSRAELQEYLDANLYIGVNGCSLKTAENLETVKAIPLDRLMLETDAPWCELKGTHASKALLTAAAKRASSQQSVSDTILAAFPTCRKDKFKKGCVVKGRNEPCAIVRVLEVVYELRREEVSSMEQLAEVVLTTTRKLFPFAASAV, from the coding sequence cagcagcacaccTCAGATATCGAGTCGATACTGCAGCGTGCTGTAGAAGTGGGCGTGCGCGGTCTCCTCCTCACAGGTGGTAACTTGATGGACAGCAAGGCTGTGATCGATATGTGCGCCCGCTACAACTCCGACACGCTGCAGTGTTTCTGCACTGTCGGATGTCACCCGACGCGATGCCAAGAGTTTGTGGACGATCCGGACGGTTACCTGAAGGCCCTTGATGACCTCGTCCGCAAGCACTCCGTTCAtgtcggcggctgcgtcgcggctGTGGGCGAGATTGGTCTTGACTACGACCGTCTGTCCTTCTGCCCGAAGGAAATTCAGAAGGAGTACTTTGAAAAGCAACTTGTGATGGCGaagcggcaccgcctgccACTGTTCCTGCACGAACGCAACACAGTCGGTGACTTCAAGGCACTGCTCGAGCCGCATCTTCCCGAGCTCGCTGGTGGCGTCGTTCATAGCTTCACTGGCAGCcgggcggagctgcaggagtACCTGGATGCGAACCTGTACATTGGCGTGAACGGGTGTAGTCTCAAGACCGCGGAGAACCTCGAGACAGTCAAGGCGATTCCGCTCGATCGACTGATGCTGGAGACCGACGCACCCTGGTGCGAGCTCAAGGGCACACACGCCTCGAAGGCACTCTTGACAGCTGCGGCGAAGCGCGCCTCATCGCAGCAGAGCGTGTCAGATACCATCCTCGCCGCGTTTCCGACGTGCCGCAAGGACAAGTTTAAAAAAGGGTGTGTCGTGAAGGGGCGCAATGAACCGTGCGCGATTGTGCGGGTACTCGAGGTGGTGtacgagctgcgccgcgaggaGGTGTCGTCGATGGAGCAGCTGGCTGAGGTGGTCCTGACGACCACGCGAAAGCTGTTCCCTTTTGCGGCATCTGCGGTGTGA